The region GCCTAACCTGATCGGGATTCCCGGGGAGGAGCTGCCGAAGGTCACGCATTATTTTGGCGAAGCACATCCTTATTCCGGCATGAAGGTGGCTGTAATCGGGGGCAGTAATTCAGCGGTGGACGCTGCGCTGGAGCTGCTGCGGGTAGGCGCCAAGGTGGATATGGTCTACCGGGGAAGCAGTATTTCGGACAATATCAAGCCTTGGGTGCGTCCGATCTTCGAGAGTATGGTGCAAAAGGGGAGCATAACCCTGCATCTGGAATCGCGCGTCACGGAGATCACCCCGGCCTCGGTTCGGGTAACCTCCTCCGTGAACGGGGAACCTACCGAGCTGGATAATGACTTCGTGCTGGCGATGACCGGCTTCCGTCCCAGCAGAGCCCTGCTCACCTCTGCCGGGGTGCAGATGGATGACTCTATGGATAAACCAGCCTTTAACCCCGCGACAATGGTGAGTAATATACCGGGCATCTATGTCGCCGGGGTTATCGCTTCCGGACGGAATGCCAACGAGGTATTCATCGAGAGCGGACGCGGGCACGGTAAGCTGATTGCCGATCATATTGTGAGCACAAGGCTTACTTAAGAGAAGGAGTGTATCCAAGCTATGGATATAACCTCGTTATTGCTGCTGGGTCTGGCAGCGCTCGGTGTCATCAGCAGCAACTCGCCGATTACCATCGCCATGGTTGTGCTGCTGCTGATCCGTGTGCTCGGACTTCAGCAGGCT is a window of Paenibacillus sp. FSL H3-0469 DNA encoding:
- a CDS encoding YpdA family putative bacillithiol disulfide reductase, which encodes MLDVIIIGAGPCGLSAAIECQRQGLSSLIVEKNFIVHSIYLYPTNMQFFSTTPLLEIGDVPFTSPNDKPYRHEALVYYRRAAAQHQLEIAAYEEALSVLPQEDGSFVVHTVNKRGEEQQRRAANVVISTGYFDQPNLIGIPGEELPKVTHYFGEAHPYSGMKVAVIGGSNSAVDAALELLRVGAKVDMVYRGSSISDNIKPWVRPIFESMVQKGSITLHLESRVTEITPASVRVTSSVNGEPTELDNDFVLAMTGFRPSRALLTSAGVQMDDSMDKPAFNPATMVSNIPGIYVAGVIASGRNANEVFIESGRGHGKLIADHIVSTRLT